AGTGATCAGGAAGCGGTTGATCCTGTTATCGTCGGAGCTCAGTCTGTCTTTTATTCTTTCATCAGTGCATTCTTCGTGTGTAAGCATCCTTCCCCGGCTGTCAATGACACCTTCCCTCAGAAGCATAGCCACAACATCAATGAGGCCAGATCCGCAAAGGCCTTTGGGAACAGATCCTCCTATTACTTCGTATGATACTCCCTCTTCCGTCATCGCGACTTTTTCAACAGCGCCGTTGCAGGCCCTCATCCCCTGACTTATCCTGGCCCCTTCGAAAGCGGGACCCGCTGCGGTCGCACAGCAATACATCCTTTCTTCGCTGCCAATGACAAGTTCGTTGTTGGTTCCTATGTCTACAAAAAATCTCAGAGGCTTTTCCTTATCTACAGCATGCGCTGCGATCCCTGCTACGATATCCCCTCCTACATAGCCGGCAACGTTTGGAATTAATTTAACAGCCCCGTCCGGGGCTATGATGAGGCCAAGCTCTGAAGCTGCGACCGGAGGATGGGTCCTGAACTGAGGGGAATAGGGGCTGTGACCTATGCTCTCAGGAGATATACCGAGAAAGATATGCTCCATTACGGTATTGCCTGCGACTACGACCTCACTCAACGCCCCCGGAACGGTCCCCGCCTCTTCTGTAAGGGCCGAAAAGGCTCTGTTCATTTCCTCAACGAGCATTTCCTGCATACGGGCAAGGGTTCCCGGCTGTAATGTTGAAGCCGCTATCCTCGATATGACATCATCACCGTAGGAGACCTGCGGATTCAGAAAGGAGTGGGTTCCGATGACTTTATGTCTGTCAAGATCCAAAAGATAGCAGACCACCGTCGTCGTGCCGAGGTCAACAGCCACACCCAGGCCTTTTCTGTCGGGAGACCAGTCGGCCACCGGCCTTCCTGACGTCCCCTCAAGTATCCGGCTGCCTGGATCATCGACAGGATCAATGACTCTTAGTGTCCCGCTTCCCGATATTTTTGCGCAGCAGGCAAGCCGCACACCGAAATCGATCTCTTCCTTTTTGAGAAGTTTCTTTTCCGTAAGGGTAAGCGGTGAGAGGAACCTTTCTCCGTCAATTGCAGAGACCCTGCACTTGCCGCACGTGCCGGCACCTCCGCAGTGACGTGATATATTTACTCCCGCAGCAGCAGCTGCATGGATCACAAGCTCGCCTGCCTCTGATTCAGCTTTTATGTTATCCGGCAGGAATAAAATAGTATGCACCGAATTTTCCATCAAGACCATCCCCTTGCAAAGGACAATACTTCATCCCCTATTTTACCCTGCATATAATCATCTGCGGCCTCAGCCAAAATTTCAAGTCCCCTCTCCGCTTCGTCATCGGTGATAACAAGCGGCGGTTGTATACGCATTGTGTTCTCTCCAAGAAAAGTTGTTATGAGGCCCTTTTCCCACGCCCTGTAACAAATTTTTGCACATGCGTTCCTGTCGGGTGATCCGTCGTCCCTGATGAGGTCCTGCCCGATGGTCAGGCCAAGCGAACGTGTTTCGCCGAATATCGGGACCCTTTTTTTTAGTTCTCCGAGTCTTCCTGTTATCCTGTGACCAAGCTCCGACGCTCTGTCAATAAGGCCTTCATCCTCTATTACTGCAATGGTCGCCAAGGCAGCCCGGCAGCACACGGCGTTAGCCGCAAGCGTGAAGCAGTGTCCGGGATCCATGAGTGAATCCGCTATTTCTTCCCTCATTATGAGCGCGCTCAGCGGCATACCGGAAGCAAGAGATTTAGCTGCAGCTATTATATCCGGGACCACTCCGAAGTGTTCGATGGAAAACCATTTTCCTGTCCGTCCCATCCCTTGCTGGACTTCATCTGAGACAAAAATTATCCCGTTTTCGCTGCATAGTTCTGCAAGGGCCTTCACGTAGCGGACGGGCGGAATAATTATGCCGGCGTCTCCGCCTATCGGCTCGAATATTACTGCCGCGACCTCTTCGGGAGGGAGGTAAAGCCTGAACGCATTTTTGATCTGCTCAAGACATCTAAGTGAACAATCCTCCGGGACCTCGTTCCATTCGCAATTTTTGCACTGAGGATACGCGAAATGGTGAAAACCCGGAAGCATGGGGCCAATACTCCTTCGCATGTTCAGCGATATGGCAGATGCGGAAAGGGCTCCGTAGGTACAGCCGTGGTATGCCGTCAGGAAAGATATGACATTGGTCCTGCCCGTATATTTGCGGGCAAACTTTATCGCACCGTCGATCGCATCAGATCCAGAGAGTCCGTAAGCGACCTTTTTCTTAAAGTTGCCCGGGGCGATGAATGAGAGTTTTTCCGCGAGCTCTACCGAATATGGTTCATACATATAACCTGTTGTGTAGCAAAGCAGTTTTTCTGCCTGTTCCTGTATGGCACTGACAACTTTCGGGTGGCATGTCCCGGTGTTAAGGGCTGCCGCCGAGGCAGAAAAATCTATATATTGATTGCCGTCGATATCTTTCAGCACTGCTCCCCTGCCTGAGCCGATGACAAACGGATAATAAGGGGATCTTGAACATGGAGAAAGAATGTCATTATCCCTGGCAACTGTTTTCAAACTTTCGGTCAAGCATCTCCGCATGGGCTCACCTCATTACAATAATACAGGCGAAGCCGGATTTAACGGACTTCGCCTGAAATGTCTTATAGTATCGCTGCTGAAAATACAGATCAGAGTTCAGCGGTATCTCGGGATCTCTCAGGCTTTCTGTTCAGCTGGGTGAAAGTTGATGTCGGTACGCTTCTCTATCTTGTCTTCACCGTTCTTGCCCCAGTAGATCCCTATTCCCATATACGTCATCAATATTGCTACAAGCGGGTTGAGCCAGTTAAGGAAGCAATAGGGTGCGTAGGCAAGCGTCGGGACTCCCAGGGCACCCGCCTGGAAGGCTCCGCAGCCGGTCCATGGGATTAGGACGGCTGTCAGCGTACCGGAATCTTCCAGCGTGCGTGAAAGCATTCTGGGAGAGAGTCCCGATCTTTCGACAGCGGTCTTGAACATACGTCCCGGAACAACTATGCCAAGGTACTGGTCTCCAAGGAAGAGGTTGCTGGCAAAGCATGAAACGACGACCAGAGTTACAAATCCTCCAACTTTGCGGACCTTGAAAAGGAGTGGGTTGAGAAGAACTTCAAGATAGCGGCAGCTTTCCATGACTCCGCCAAGCACAAGCGCAATAATTATCAGTGAAAGCGACCACATCATACTGTCAAGCCCGCCCCTGTTGAGAAGCTCGGTCAGCAGAGAAGCAACTTCGTGTGCCATCTCAGGCGCAAAACCTGTTATATTGTATTCTGTCAGTGCTGCGGTGATGTCTCCGGCACCAGCCTCGGCGAGTTTCGTCGCTACTGTGGAGTGGTAACCATAGTGGATCGCCTCAAGGGCTTCGCTAAGAGAGAACCCCTGGATCATAGCCAGCACGGAAGCTGCCGCAGTTCCCGCCATCATGCTCGGAAGGGCGGGGCATTTGGTGATTGCAAGCACAAGAACGATTAGCGG
Above is a window of Synergistaceae bacterium DZ-S4 DNA encoding:
- a CDS encoding ASKHA domain-containing protein, with protein sequence MENSVHTILFLPDNIKAESEAGELVIHAAAAAGVNISRHCGGAGTCGKCRVSAIDGERFLSPLTLTEKKLLKKEEIDFGVRLACCAKISGSGTLRVIDPVDDPGSRILEGTSGRPVADWSPDRKGLGVAVDLGTTTVVCYLLDLDRHKVIGTHSFLNPQVSYGDDVISRIAASTLQPGTLARMQEMLVEEMNRAFSALTEEAGTVPGALSEVVVAGNTVMEHIFLGISPESIGHSPYSPQFRTHPPVAASELGLIIAPDGAVKLIPNVAGYVGGDIVAGIAAHAVDKEKPLRFFVDIGTNNELVIGSEERMYCCATAAGPAFEGARISQGMRACNGAVEKVAMTEEGVSYEVIGGSVPKGLCGSGLIDVVAMLLREGVIDSRGRMLTHEECTDERIKDRLSSDDNRINRFLITDSNDPVYLTQKDVREVQLAVGAVKVGTEVMMEQMGTTVDGIDEILLAGAFGSNIDIASAITVGLLPKVEREKVRFIFNSSGLGACMALASADFYRATEQTMSRMEYIELSSLKDFQKRFIRSMLFV
- a CDS encoding aminotransferase class III-fold pyridoxal phosphate-dependent enzyme; its protein translation is MRRCLTESLKTVARDNDILSPCSRSPYYPFVIGSGRGAVLKDIDGNQYIDFSASAAALNTGTCHPKVVSAIQEQAEKLLCYTTGYMYEPYSVELAEKLSFIAPGNFKKKVAYGLSGSDAIDGAIKFARKYTGRTNVISFLTAYHGCTYGALSASAISLNMRRSIGPMLPGFHHFAYPQCKNCEWNEVPEDCSLRCLEQIKNAFRLYLPPEEVAAVIFEPIGGDAGIIIPPVRYVKALAELCSENGIIFVSDEVQQGMGRTGKWFSIEHFGVVPDIIAAAKSLASGMPLSALIMREEIADSLMDPGHCFTLAANAVCCRAALATIAVIEDEGLIDRASELGHRITGRLGELKKRVPIFGETRSLGLTIGQDLIRDDGSPDRNACAKICYRAWEKGLITTFLGENTMRIQPPLVITDDEAERGLEILAEAADDYMQGKIGDEVLSFARGWS
- the nhaC gene encoding Na+/H+ antiporter NhaC, with translation MEGSTVRKPSVGLAFVTFVGIAGIISYGLLGLGLDAHVPIALAAIFAGLIGKFIVGVSWTEISTAISNAITSAIDALLILIAIGMLVGSWVQAGVVPGMIYYGFDLLSPGIFLLATLLICSVVSLATGSSWGVGGTVGVALIGIAAGLGIPAPLTAGIIISGAYFGDKMSPLSDTTNLAPAVSGSNLFDHIRAMVWTTGPTYVIVVIITIVLGFGYANGTGAFDASRIDAFQAILAAEFDINPIYAIVPPLIVLVLAITKCPALPSMMAGTAAASVLAMIQGFSLSEALEAIHYGYHSTVATKLAEAGAGDITAALTEYNITGFAPEMAHEVASLLTELLNRGGLDSMMWSLSLIIIALVLGGVMESCRYLEVLLNPLLFKVRKVGGFVTLVVVSCFASNLFLGDQYLGIVVPGRMFKTAVERSGLSPRMLSRTLEDSGTLTAVLIPWTGCGAFQAGALGVPTLAYAPYCFLNWLNPLVAILMTYMGIGIYWGKNGEDKIEKRTDINFHPAEQKA